In Xyrauchen texanus isolate HMW12.3.18 chromosome 23, RBS_HiC_50CHRs, whole genome shotgun sequence, a genomic segment contains:
- the LOC127663492 gene encoding coiled-coil domain-containing protein 106-like: MQIGDFPLIEGFYPSVQQSPQDMPKKSACVKKAEKEAPTLQTALQEAKQTIEGQKTEIAALKEWVDILKEDRDFLLERLKEALAVRSNKGVDVASNIPPIEQAAGKRKRESDVTDSSSSDSSSDSEPDSESPEPKKAKKKLKFQPKKAKNMGKKLRVKTPDDSIRRYNMVLEKMKKERISKAEAYTRLGVDRNTIVFQAPIAELAATNTDLFNTLRSTFKRKDSLKRFAETCRGFCDQEPTASAILKKKDDGSLLDIYKK, from the exons ATGCAGATTGGCGATTTTCCTCTGATCGAGGGCTTTT ACCCGTCCGTGCAGCAGTCTCCACAAGACATGCCAAAGAAATCTGCATGcgtcaagaaggctgaaaaag AAGCCCCCACTCTGCAAACAGCTCTGCAGGAGGCTAAGCAAACCATTGAAGGTCAAAAGACAGAGATTGCCGCCTTAAAAGAATGGGTTGATATACTGAAAGAGGATCGAGATTTCCTCCTGGAGAGACTTAAAGAGG CTCTTGCCGTAAGAAGTAACAAGGGGGTAGATGTGGCCAGCAATATCCCACCTATAGAGCAGGCAGCTGGAAAGAGGAAACGGGAGTCAGATGTAACTGATTCCTCATCTTCTGATTCCTCATCTGATTCTGAGCCTGATTCTGAGTCCCCAGAGCCCAAGAAAGCCAAGAAGAAGTTAAAGTTCCAGCCCAAAAAGGCCAAGAATATGGGCAAAAAACTAAGAG TCAAAACCCCTGACGACTCCATCCGCCGCTACAACATGGTGTTGGAAAAGATGAAAAAGGAACGCATCAGCAAAGCTGAAGCATATACAAGGCTTGGGGTCGATCGGAATACTATTGTGTTTCAGGCTCCGATTGCAGAACTTGCAGCAACTAACACAGATCTATTCAATACATTGAGGTCCACTTTTAAAAGAAAGGACAGTCTGAAAAGGTTTGCTGAAACTTGCAGGGGTTTTTGTGACCAGGAGCCTACAGCTTCAGCTATCCTAAAGAAAAAGGATGATGGATCCTTACTGGATATTTACAAGAAGTAG